One stretch of Tepidibacter hydrothermalis DNA includes these proteins:
- a CDS encoding ribose-phosphate diphosphokinase — MNTSGSEIKIITGNSNPELAQKIAEYLNADIAKTDVSKFSDGEISVNIQETVRGTDVFVIQSTNSPVNNNLMELLIIIDGLKRASAGRITAVIPYYGYARQDRKAKSRDPITAKLVANLITAAGADRVLTMDLHAAQIQGYFDIPVDHLLGVPILAKYFKEKQIEDLVIVSPDLGSVTRARNFANQLDAPIAIIDKRRPKANVSEVMNIIGDIEGKNVILVDDMIDTAGTITNGADALKKFGAKEVYACCTHPVLSGPAIERIEKSVIKELIVLDTINLPEDKKIDKIKVQSVAPILASAINKIFSNESVSCLFN; from the coding sequence ATGAATACTAGTGGTAGTGAAATCAAAATTATTACAGGAAACTCTAACCCTGAACTTGCACAAAAAATAGCTGAATATTTAAATGCAGACATAGCAAAAACTGATGTATCAAAATTTAGTGATGGAGAAATATCTGTAAACATTCAAGAAACAGTAAGAGGAACAGATGTATTTGTTATTCAATCAACTAATAGTCCAGTAAACAATAACTTAATGGAATTATTAATTATTATCGATGGATTAAAAAGAGCATCAGCAGGTAGAATTACAGCTGTAATACCTTATTATGGATATGCTAGACAAGATAGAAAAGCAAAATCTAGAGATCCAATCACAGCGAAATTAGTTGCAAACTTAATAACAGCTGCGGGAGCAGATAGAGTACTTACTATGGACTTACATGCTGCTCAAATACAAGGATATTTCGATATACCAGTAGATCATTTACTTGGAGTGCCAATACTTGCTAAATACTTTAAAGAAAAACAAATAGAAGATTTAGTAATTGTATCGCCAGACCTTGGAAGTGTTACAAGAGCTAGAAACTTTGCAAATCAATTAGATGCACCAATAGCTATAATTGACAAGAGAAGACCAAAGGCTAATGTATCTGAGGTTATGAATATAATCGGAGATATAGAAGGTAAGAATGTTATATTAGTAGACGACATGATAGATACTGCAGGAACAATAACTAATGGAGCTGATGCTTTAAAGAAATTTGGAGCAAAAGAAGTATATGCTTGTTGTACACACCCTGTTTTATCAGGACCTGCAATAGAGAGAATAGAAAAATCGGTTATAAAAGAGCTTATAGTTCTTGATACTATAAACTTACCAGAAGACAAAAAAATAGACAAGATAAAGGTACAATCTGTTGCACCAATACTTGCAAGCGCTATAAACAAAATATTCTCAAATGAATCTGTAAGTTGTTTATTCAACTAA